One Deinococcus planocerae DNA window includes the following coding sequences:
- the mraZ gene encoding division/cell wall cluster transcriptional repressor MraZ produces the protein MPFGEYPYTIDDKGRVVMPPPFREFVEDGMVLTRGMEGCLYVFPLASWRRVEEQLEGLPLTDAASRAFVRFFYSGANKARLDNQSRVSVPQTLRAFAALESDVIVAGAPGRLELWNPARWEAAIQAVQSDPPQPDLLANFVA, from the coding sequence TTGCCGTTTGGAGAGTACCCCTACACCATCGACGACAAGGGGCGCGTGGTCATGCCGCCGCCCTTTCGGGAGTTCGTCGAGGACGGGATGGTGCTCACGCGCGGCATGGAGGGCTGTCTCTACGTCTTTCCGCTGGCGAGCTGGCGGCGGGTCGAGGAGCAGCTCGAGGGTCTTCCGCTCACGGACGCGGCGTCGCGGGCGTTCGTGCGCTTTTTCTACTCCGGCGCGAACAAGGCGCGGCTCGACAACCAAAGCCGCGTGTCGGTGCCGCAGACGCTGCGCGCCTTTGCCGCGCTGGAGAGCGACGTGATCGTGGCGGGCGCCCCCGGACGCCTGGAACTGTGGAACCCGGCCCGCTGGGAGGCCGCCATCCAGGCCGTCCAGAGTGACCCGCCCCAACCCGACCTTCTCGCCAACTTCGTGGCGTGA
- the rsmH gene encoding 16S rRNA (cytosine(1402)-N(4))-methyltransferase RsmH — MNIAPGVPTPGSLSHTPVLAAEVVEALAPAPGRVIVDGTLGGAGHTRLLLEAGARVIGIDQDPYALGRARAENLPGLTLVEGNYRDMQDLLAPLGVTRVDGVLLDIGVSSFQLDDVGRGFSYHTEAPLDMRMSQAGESAADVVNTSPEEDLAAIIYEYGEERHSRRIARAIVQARGESPIETTVRLAEIVKRAYPGYSKGIHPARRTFQALRIHVNDELGALRGGLSAAEALLTPGGRLAVISFHSLEDRIVKRFLRGSSTLVPLTKRPVEASGEEQARNSRSRSAKLRGAEKRAPGEVAA; from the coding sequence ATGAATATTGCCCCAGGCGTCCCCACCCCAGGCTCCCTCTCCCACACCCCCGTCCTCGCCGCCGAAGTCGTCGAAGCCCTCGCTCCCGCCCCGGGCCGGGTGATCGTGGACGGCACCCTCGGCGGCGCCGGGCACACCCGCCTGCTGCTGGAGGCGGGCGCGCGCGTCATCGGCATCGACCAGGACCCCTACGCGCTGGGCCGCGCCCGCGCCGAGAACCTCCCCGGCCTCACCCTCGTGGAGGGCAACTACCGCGACATGCAGGACCTCCTCGCCCCCCTCGGCGTGACGCGGGTGGACGGCGTGCTCCTCGACATCGGCGTGAGCAGCTTCCAGCTCGACGACGTGGGGCGGGGATTTTCGTATCACACCGAGGCCCCCCTCGACATGCGGATGAGCCAGGCGGGCGAGAGCGCCGCCGACGTGGTGAACACGTCCCCGGAAGAGGACCTCGCCGCGATCATCTACGAGTACGGCGAGGAGCGTCACTCGCGCCGCATCGCCCGCGCCATCGTGCAGGCGCGCGGGGAGAGTCCCATCGAGACCACCGTGCGCCTCGCGGAGATCGTCAAGCGGGCCTACCCGGGCTACTCGAAGGGCATCCACCCCGCGCGGCGGACCTTCCAGGCGCTGCGGATTCACGTCAACGACGAGCTGGGCGCCCTGCGGGGCGGGCTGTCGGCGGCGGAGGCCCTCCTCACGCCGGGTGGGCGGCTCGCCGTGATCTCCTTCCACTCGCTCGAGGACCGCATCGTGAAACGCTTCCTACGGGGCAGTTCCACCCTGGTCCCGCTGACGAAGCGGCCCGTGGAGGCCTCCGGGGAAGAGCAGGCCCGCAACTCCCGCTCCCGCAGCGCCAAGCTCCGCGGGGCCGAGAAGCGGGCCCCGGGGGAGGTGGCCGCGTGA
- a CDS encoding SGNH/GDSL hydrolase family protein gives MPLGDSITDGYNIPGGYRIELFEKLSAQVPGLDFVGSLSNGPAELADPHHEGRSGWRIDELAAQVDGWLDRHQPSTVLLMAGTNDMIQGYDVGGAPARLGALLDEITARRPDARILVASIPPMRDATHNARGQQFNAALPGVVQSRADQGKKVTFVDAGAALTPADLADGVHPNAGGYSKLAAVWERALLNTPGALTP, from the coding sequence ATGCCGCTGGGCGACTCTATCACCGACGGGTACAACATCCCGGGCGGGTACCGCATTGAGCTGTTCGAGAAGCTCTCGGCGCAGGTGCCCGGGCTCGATTTCGTGGGCTCGCTCAGCAACGGCCCCGCGGAGCTGGCAGACCCGCACCACGAGGGCCGCAGCGGCTGGCGCATCGACGAGCTCGCGGCACAGGTAGACGGCTGGCTCGACAGGCACCAGCCCAGCACGGTGCTGCTGATGGCCGGCACGAACGACATGATCCAGGGGTACGACGTGGGAGGCGCCCCGGCCCGGCTGGGCGCCCTGCTCGACGAGATCACGGCCCGCCGCCCGGACGCCCGGATTCTGGTCGCGTCCATCCCGCCCATGCGCGACGCCACCCACAACGCCCGGGGCCAGCAGTTCAACGCGGCCCTGCCCGGCGTCGTGCAAAGCCGGGCCGATCAGGGCAAGAAGGTCACCTTCGTGGACGCGGGGGCGGCGCTCACGCCCGCCGACCTCGCCGACGGGGTTCACCCCAACGCGGGCGGGTACAGCAAACTCGCCGCCGTCTGGGAACGGGCCCTCCTGAACACCCCGGGCGCCCTGACCCCCTGA
- a CDS encoding DUF423 domain-containing protein, whose product MRSLNPTAAGALLAAIGVALGAFGAHALRERLGPGALANFETGVRYQMYAALALIALGLQSGQRRAPGLLLAGAVIFSGTLYVLSLTGLRWLGAVTPVGGALLIAGFVVAALDARRR is encoded by the coding sequence ATGCGAAGCCTCAACCCCACCGCCGCGGGCGCGCTCCTCGCGGCCATCGGCGTGGCCCTCGGGGCGTTCGGCGCCCACGCCCTGCGCGAGCGGCTCGGCCCCGGCGCCCTCGCCAATTTCGAGACGGGCGTGCGTTACCAGATGTACGCGGCCCTGGCCCTCATCGCCCTCGGGCTCCAGTCCGGGCAGCGGCGTGCGCCGGGCCTTCTGCTCGCGGGCGCCGTGATCTTCAGCGGCACCCTGTACGTCCTCTCGCTGACCGGGCTGCGCTGGCTGGGCGCGGTCACGCCCGTGGGGGGCGCGCTCCTGATCGCGGGCTTCGTGGTGGCCGCCCTCGACGCCCGGAGGAG